The Culex pipiens pallens isolate TS chromosome 2, TS_CPP_V2, whole genome shotgun sequence DNA window CAGCCTGTTCGACAGCGTAGTGTTTATCTTCTTCAGGCACTGCTGAAAGTCTCGGTCACACTTGCAGTGCAGCCGCGTGAAATAATCGTCGTTCGTCAATCCGTACTTCATCTCTCCAGCCGGGATATTGTCGCAGTGATCGTGATCACGGCAGCACTTGTCCTCCTCCTCGTGCTTGCCCAGATCCTCGTAGTCATCGGCCGTGTTTCCGGGACCGCACCATTTGGTACCTTGTGAAAATAATATGTTGGAATTTCGGAttaaacaaaattaccaaactaACCTGGCAACGTCAAGTTGATCCTCTCAACAGTGCGATTCGAGCGCGGTTCTTCACTgttgttttccgaaatttcGTTAGCTTCCGAATCAAACGGTTCAAAGTTCCTCAACACTTGCCTAGCGGATCCATTCCCAATGAGAACGAAACTCCAAACTATtggtaaaatacttaaaattaacATTTCTTCAAACTTTTGCTAACAATCCGTTGGAATGCCACGTGGTCGATTCCACTTGAGTGAGTTCCAGAACTAATGACGGACTCGACGGAACTTGAGCATTTATACATACTGGAAGAATTGGCCACCTACGGGAACGATCGTTGGAGTTCTGCACCCTAGGTTGAAGCATCGTTATCAAGGTTTGGCGAACCCCGTTTGAAGACATCTCACGCTGGGTGAAACAATTGAGGAGCCACATGTAGAATGCAAAATAATTCGCTAACTAGGTAGAACGCGATAGTTGGTTTTTGAAACCAAAAATGCTCCATAGTGCTCAATACTAAatgaaatgctgaaatttttggTGAACTTTTAGAGGTTAAACTTTTGGTCATTGTCAAGGATGGTAACCAGTTTGTATCAGTCGATTGCCCTCAAAAACTATTTCTTCGCATCTAGGCGGGCTTCAGTACCTATataaattcaccaaaaatcaattttccaactacaatttttgatctttgaaaagcattggaaaaagaACTCATATAATTTTCGAAGAGAAATtgaagcttgatttttttttttgtaattttgccaatgtttttgaaaatgtgaaacGTAAACACCTTGTCATTGAACGCAATGCTTGCTCAAGGCGTATCAAAACCTTACGACTCCAAGCGAAATTTATTTGGAGATAccttggagaatttcccttatcctcttAGAAAATGGAGCACCAACTTTGTTTCCCCCCTACGCGGTGGAGTTAGAAGCGACTGGTTTGGAGGATCTCCTCAGTTGGAAAAGTTGTTATTTCTAATTATACATTTCATGGAAAACCAGATTGAGGAATCAATTTATATACATGACGAGATCCAGTCTGCGATCCACCAAAATCAATGACTTCAAGCGAagcgaaaatatttgtttctgaTCATTCAAATTAcagtttgtttaattttataatattgaaaattggattATTAGTTGTTGGGATATcagtagggctagtgatttttcgcgatttcacggaagccgcgtaattCGTGAAATTAGACCCAGGCCGTGAAATTTGGGAACaaccgtgaaatgccgcgaaatttcaCATATTCAATTGATAAATCGCTACTCAATgcatttaagcttttttttttaattctagcaTTTTACAAGAATTCTAACAAGTATTTGAAAAgcagtttacaaataaaaaagtttttcacatCAGATctacaactattttttgaaaatattgttcattagtaaggctaccaactctttctgagcaaaaatccgtacactttgccgatatgacaccatggtacagtagttgttcggtaactaagctgagaacgtagcccagtcaccgaatgttgctcgttaactgggctgaacaaaaaataacgaggggaccaccgatgaataatattttccagatgaaatataaaaataaaagtcactcaaatttatttacaattcttacttttcatatttctttaattgtagcttgaaattaatcaaaagtttgaaaaaagtttttttttatttattgaatatgatttttgcatccattaacccctcggtcattttggttttttgacgtttgtctgctttttaactaggctacggcccagttatcgagcgcccagttaaaaagcagcccagttgaataacgcccagttaccgaacaactactgtataacAAAAgctgtcaaggaattatttagataaattaaattaaataaatttgagaattacaaagttaaaactgtgtcgtttttacagctaacaaatttcacaaaatgctatcagagtgcttatgacttgcacgtttaaaagtattcataaaatagaccgtaatttgaatcaaatcattatggccttcatttttttttttttttttgttaaacgttaaaatttttacgaaatgtcaagtttgcttttacgaatgatatcgttctcagtgttttcacgaacacttttccagagttttttatttattgaaaaggtcctataacatgtgaaacacatcagtttataggacctttaaaaataactctagatttgttaattcaaatgttcaaaggttttcacaagttttagaaagcctttggattttttaatggataaatatattAAGTAAGGAAtgtctaaaagaacaattctagagtgtttttttttaaaggtcaggTCATTAAcatatgaaagaaaaaaaaataaataaataatcaagtttgaattgagaaaaatccggaaaactctccctgtttaaatcaaactcacaggtCAATAAACATGTCTAATTATCAAAAGCTTTGACCTGATCAAAAAAGcatttcaatgttcaaaaattgttaaaattccatacaaatccgtattatgcgtgaaattctctacaaaaattccggcctgttaaaaaccCGCGAAGAGTGtggaaaatccgtatggtaaataaaaaatctgtacagttGGTAGCTTTATTcattaatatatttaaaaaaaaaatgtgaaaagtttctttattccacaaaattccaaacaaattttaaaagaacataAATCAGAACTTCTCTgaaagaaaacgcaaaaaattgctttttatttttattttttttaatttattttaatttatttattattttttttttcttaaacgaTATTAAACAACgatgaaaaaattgcattttaatattttgaatataaattatgtgttttaatcaaattgaatagtaaaataatacaaatatttgttAACCAATTTACAAtctattatattttttcttgaattatcaataaatgttaaaattgcttgtaatgaaattttgcttgaactttattaaaatactgaaatttttctattgttgaaattaaggaaaacataaaaaaaaaccctttcttGCACTTATTTTAATGATTCTAGTTATGATGAATTAGAGGTTCAGAACGTGCTTTGTTTTGGAGGTatttaatcaaataaatttaatagaatctcaataaaattgaaacagccaaatcataaattcttgactttttttttatttggtcctataaacaaatgttaacgttgagtgtatcccttttacaatttataattttgctaaaagaataattttttacgtttattttgagcagtttttagagtaccgtga harbors:
- the LOC120420416 gene encoding phospholipase A2-like translates to MLILSILPIVWSFVLIGNGSARQVLRNFEPFDSEANEISENNSEEPRSNRTVERINLTLPGTKWCGPGNTADDYEDLGKHEEEDKCCRDHDHCDNIPAGEMKYGLTNDDYFTRLHCKCDRDFQQCLKKINTTLSNRLGSFYFAVRDKCYKKQYPIVDCGEKKNMLFLRRCVRYVVNSSASREWQWFDLPFYDDNMINDFY